One window of the Candidatus Chromulinivoraceae bacterium genome contains the following:
- the nusA gene encoding transcription termination factor NusA — MDDINIKQLTLSVRTIAEEKNLPEETVLSVIEQAIAAAWRRDNGERDQDVRAELNINDGTAMVYVAREVVEEVGSDAVEISLEDARKVKKDAEIGDTIEEKYEVKSFGRVAAQTAKQVVLQRLREAEREVVLEEYEDKIGTVVTGIVQRVEPRVVRVELGKATGIIPQGEQIQGEYYGIGARVKVFIKDIERDNRGPQLILSRANEAFIEYLFRQEVPEMEAGAVDIKAIAREAGRRTKLAVHSNVPGVDPVGTFVGGHGTRVQAVMNEIGDQEKIDIITFDEKPEQFIRNALSPAEVVKVEVDETAKRAKVFVNEDQQSIAIGRGGQNVRLASRLTGYELDIETAQAPKPAEPKPRKNIEDSLLNAVEESAEE; from the coding sequence ATGGATGATATTAACATTAAACAACTGACGCTTTCTGTACGTACGATCGCTGAAGAGAAGAACCTGCCAGAGGAGACAGTTCTTTCTGTCATTGAGCAAGCAATTGCGGCAGCATGGCGTCGTGATAATGGCGAACGTGACCAGGATGTCCGTGCTGAGCTGAACATCAACGATGGTACGGCTATGGTCTACGTAGCACGTGAAGTTGTTGAAGAAGTTGGCTCCGATGCAGTCGAGATTAGCCTTGAGGATGCTCGTAAGGTTAAGAAAGATGCTGAGATTGGCGATACTATCGAAGAAAAGTACGAGGTAAAGAGCTTTGGCCGTGTGGCAGCCCAGACCGCAAAGCAGGTCGTGCTGCAGCGTCTACGTGAAGCAGAGCGCGAAGTTGTACTTGAAGAGTATGAAGATAAGATCGGTACGGTTGTAACCGGTATCGTACAACGCGTTGAGCCACGCGTAGTGCGCGTCGAGCTCGGCAAGGCTACGGGTATTATTCCTCAGGGTGAGCAAATCCAGGGAGAATACTATGGTATCGGCGCACGTGTAAAAGTCTTTATTAAAGATATCGAGCGCGATAACCGTGGACCACAGCTTATCTTGAGCCGTGCTAACGAAGCCTTCATCGAATACCTTTTCCGTCAAGAAGTTCCTGAAATGGAAGCTGGTGCCGTAGATATTAAGGCAATTGCGCGCGAAGCTGGTCGTCGTACCAAGCTCGCTGTTCACAGTAACGTTCCAGGCGTCGACCCGGTCGGTACATTTGTAGGCGGTCATGGTACGCGTGTCCAGGCTGTTATGAACGAGATCGGTGACCAAGAAAAGATCGATATCATCACTTTTGATGAGAAGCCCGAGCAGTTTATACGAAATGCACTAAGCCCAGCCGAAGTTGTTAAGGTGGAGGTCGATGAGACTGCGAAACGCGCTAAGGTATTTGTAAACGAAGACCAGCAGTCAATTGCCATTGGTCGTGGTGGTCAGAATGTCCGTCTTGCGAGTCGTCTTACTGGCTATGAACTTGACATCGAGACGGCTCAAGCGCCAAAACCAGCTGAGCCAAAACCTCGTAAAAATATCGAGGATAGTCTCTTGAACGCTGTTGAAGAGTCTGCTGAAGAGTAG
- a CDS encoding ATP-dependent Clp protease ATP-binding subunit, which translates to MADDFAEFVSHLTDNARTSLQHADAIARGYGSAYIGTEHLLLGVLAQGSSVGAKVLADAGVTLDRAELALNLTPRTLVVSTGAKGLSETAKLTLKMSWEIAQEFHQDYLGTEHILYSILTQKNARATVLLRDMSVDVAEITSELEEFFDRQNGAYESEGEQEATARSKKQHASRHGALETFGTDLTVRARRGELDPVIGRGEQEDRMITILSRRTKNNPVLIGEPGVGKTAIVEGLAQRIAREEVPDHLLDKKVVQLDLAAMIAGTKYRGEFEERLKKVVEELREQKNVIVFIDELHLLVGAGAAEGALDAANMLKPALARGELHLIGATTLDEYRKHIEKDTALERRFQTIVVPEPTLKDTVAILKGLRTYYEKYHNVSLTDEIIEDSVYMADRYVSERYMPDKAIDVIDEAAARVRVKASGKPSKLRDFTRQLKNLNEKMEEAVAGEDYERAALYKTRISQITSKIDETKADYESKTPVALTDDDIARAIATMTGIPAERVQKSEARLLRRLEKHLGKFIIGQEEAVAKVARAIRRSRSGVASSKRPIGSFVFMGPTGVGKTELARILAREVFGSDNALVKIDMSEFGERHNTSRLLGAPAGYVGYEDGGKLTDKIRRQPYSVVLFDEIEKAHPEVFQLLLQLLEDGKLTDAKGHVVDFTNTIVILTSNLGAESMMKESSLGFHASTKSDKEQLDVVHEENASVAEEALSRMMRPELINRFDAIVTFRALTSKEIGKIFDNLIYELGERLVRKGIQLVVKPTAKRFLIEKGYSEKFGARPLRRAIQDELEHQIADGILSGEYEKGSVLEISARKGTIVIDAQHETTRTL; encoded by the coding sequence ATGGCAGATGATTTCGCCGAGTTCGTATCGCATTTAACCGATAACGCCCGGACTAGTCTGCAGCATGCAGACGCAATAGCTCGTGGGTACGGTAGTGCTTATATTGGCACAGAGCATCTTTTACTTGGTGTACTTGCCCAAGGTTCGTCAGTAGGTGCTAAGGTTCTTGCCGATGCTGGCGTGACGCTAGATAGAGCGGAGCTTGCACTTAATTTAACTCCACGCACCCTTGTTGTAAGCACGGGCGCAAAAGGTTTGTCTGAAACAGCTAAGCTCACTTTAAAGATGAGCTGGGAGATTGCACAGGAGTTCCATCAAGATTACTTAGGAACCGAACATATCTTGTATAGCATTTTGACGCAAAAGAATGCCCGGGCAACCGTGTTGCTCCGTGACATGAGTGTCGATGTTGCCGAGATTACAAGTGAACTTGAAGAGTTTTTTGATCGTCAGAACGGTGCGTATGAGAGTGAAGGTGAGCAAGAGGCGACGGCACGCTCTAAAAAACAACACGCGAGCCGACACGGAGCGCTTGAGACATTCGGCACTGATCTCACAGTAAGGGCAAGACGAGGTGAGCTTGATCCAGTGATTGGTCGTGGTGAGCAAGAAGATCGTATGATTACTATTCTGAGCCGGCGTACTAAAAATAATCCGGTGCTGATCGGCGAGCCTGGTGTCGGTAAAACGGCAATTGTTGAGGGTCTTGCACAGCGTATCGCTCGTGAGGAAGTACCAGATCATCTTCTCGACAAAAAAGTAGTTCAGCTGGACCTTGCAGCTATGATCGCTGGCACAAAATATAGAGGTGAGTTTGAAGAGCGACTTAAAAAAGTAGTCGAGGAGTTGCGCGAGCAAAAGAATGTTATTGTCTTTATCGATGAGTTGCACTTATTGGTTGGCGCCGGGGCTGCTGAAGGTGCACTTGACGCTGCCAACATGTTGAAGCCAGCGCTAGCGCGTGGAGAATTACATCTGATTGGCGCGACAACGCTCGATGAGTATCGTAAACATATTGAAAAAGATACCGCACTTGAGCGCAGGTTTCAAACCATTGTTGTACCAGAACCAACACTCAAAGATACAGTCGCTATTCTTAAGGGACTTCGTACATACTACGAAAAGTATCACAACGTTTCGTTGACGGATGAAATTATAGAGGACTCAGTTTATATGGCCGATCGCTATGTAAGTGAACGCTATATGCCTGATAAGGCGATAGATGTTATCGACGAGGCAGCGGCACGTGTGCGAGTAAAAGCTAGTGGCAAACCGAGCAAGCTTCGTGATTTTACACGCCAGCTGAAAAACCTCAATGAAAAAATGGAAGAAGCAGTCGCAGGTGAAGATTATGAGCGGGCTGCCCTCTACAAAACGCGTATTAGTCAAATCACTTCAAAAATTGACGAAACGAAGGCGGACTATGAGAGTAAAACGCCCGTCGCGTTAACCGATGATGACATCGCCCGTGCCATCGCAACGATGACAGGTATTCCAGCAGAGCGTGTTCAGAAGTCGGAGGCTCGTTTGTTGCGCCGGCTCGAAAAACATCTTGGTAAGTTCATTATTGGTCAGGAAGAAGCAGTCGCAAAGGTTGCTCGCGCCATTCGGCGCAGTCGAAGTGGTGTGGCGAGCTCTAAGAGGCCGATTGGTTCTTTCGTCTTTATGGGACCAACAGGAGTGGGCAAGACTGAGCTTGCGCGCATTCTCGCTCGTGAGGTTTTTGGAAGTGACAATGCCCTGGTAAAGATTGATATGAGCGAATTTGGTGAGCGTCATAACACAAGTCGTTTACTTGGTGCACCTGCTGGCTATGTCGGATATGAAGACGGCGGCAAGCTGACAGACAAGATCCGTCGCCAGCCGTATAGCGTCGTGCTGTTCGATGAGATTGAAAAAGCTCATCCAGAAGTGTTCCAGCTACTTTTACAGTTACTTGAGGATGGAAAATTAACTGACGCAAAAGGTCACGTTGTTGACTTTACTAATACAATTGTCATCTTGACGAGCAACCTTGGTGCTGAAAGTATGATGAAAGAATCGAGTCTTGGATTCCATGCTAGTACTAAATCAGACAAGGAGCAGCTAGACGTCGTTCACGAAGAAAACGCTTCGGTCGCTGAAGAGGCACTCTCGCGTATGATGCGCCCAGAGTTGATTAACCGGTTTGACGCTATCGTGACATTTAGAGCTCTCACTTCCAAAGAAATTGGTAAGATCTTTGATAATCTCATTTATGAACTCGGTGAACGACTAGTTCGTAAGGGAATCCAATTGGTTGTAAAGCCAACCGCAAAACGTTTTCTGATTGAGAAGGGCTACAGTGAAAAGTTCGGTGCACGGCCGCTCCGCAGGGCCATTCAAGATGAACTCGAACATCAAATTGCAGATGGTATCTTAAGCGGCGAATATGAAAAAGGAAGCGTATTGGAGATTAGCGCGAGGAAGGGTACGATAGTAATTGATGCCCAACATGAAACAACAAGGACACTCTAG
- a CDS encoding CNNM domain-containing protein gives MNIVLVVLIVIVLIGFSAICSGLNVALMSLDIHDLQRKAKLGNLNAKHVLPLRHNTHLTLAAILITNVAAVSATSLVLESVVYGIFAGAIATLATVIFGEILPQAIFNRHALAYTARFRWAMYIMITVTFPVSKPLQLLLDSLFKKEPMHLQSRRELGIMISEHLGHEESELDEDEVEIIRGALQLSEKKVRDIMMPIEKVFWLTPDTILTDAKIDEIKAAGRSRIPIFNRDRSQCYGVLLMKELVDVDFDEKTYRVDDLTLHPVRLVGSKTALDTMLRKFIATSTHLIPVEKDERIVGIVTIEDIIEEIVGQEIEDETDRSRKRRYSPVAD, from the coding sequence GTGAATATAGTTCTTGTCGTTTTAATTGTCATTGTCCTTATTGGCTTTTCGGCCATTTGTTCTGGACTTAACGTAGCACTTATGTCGCTTGATATTCATGATCTCCAGCGAAAAGCCAAACTTGGTAACCTCAACGCCAAACATGTATTGCCGCTTCGTCACAATACTCATTTAACCCTTGCGGCCATCCTCATTACTAACGTTGCCGCCGTTTCCGCCACATCACTTGTACTTGAAAGTGTCGTATACGGTATTTTTGCAGGAGCGATTGCTACGCTTGCAACAGTCATTTTTGGTGAGATTTTGCCCCAGGCTATTTTTAACCGCCACGCTCTCGCTTATACCGCTAGGTTTCGTTGGGCTATGTATATTATGATTACGGTTACTTTTCCGGTTTCAAAGCCGCTACAACTGCTTCTCGATAGTCTTTTTAAAAAAGAACCTATGCACCTACAGTCACGCCGTGAACTTGGCATAATGATCAGTGAACATCTTGGTCACGAAGAAAGCGAACTCGATGAAGATGAGGTTGAAATTATCCGGGGGGCTTTGCAACTAAGTGAGAAAAAAGTACGTGATATTATGATGCCAATCGAAAAGGTGTTCTGGCTCACTCCAGATACTATTTTGACCGATGCTAAAATCGATGAGATAAAAGCTGCAGGACGCAGCCGTATACCTATCTTTAATCGAGATAGATCACAGTGTTACGGCGTTCTACTCATGAAAGAGCTCGTCGATGTTGACTTCGATGAAAAAACCTACCGTGTTGATGATCTGACACTACACCCTGTGCGTCTAGTTGGCAGTAAGACCGCACTCGATACGATGCTTCGCAAGTTTATTGCCACCAGCACCCACCTCATTCCCGTCGAAAAAGATGAGCGCATTGTTGGCATTGTTACGATCGAAGATATTATCGAAGAGATCGTAGGTCAAGAGATCGAAGACGAAACTGATCGTAGCCGCAAAAGACGCTACTCTCCCGTCGCCGATTAG
- a CDS encoding DUF6496 domain-containing protein, with the protein MAKYSPKSQEKVKKAVEEMKKGKLKSGTSGKKVTSQKQAVAIGLSEARKEGAKVPKKKS; encoded by the coding sequence ATGGCAAAATATAGTCCAAAATCACAAGAAAAAGTTAAAAAAGCAGTTGAAGAAATGAAAAAGGGCAAGCTTAAAAGCGGTACGAGTGGCAAAAAAGTAACTAGCCAAAAACAAGCTGTGGCCATCGGGCTCAGTGAAGCTCGTAAAGAGGGTGCAAAAGTGCCTAAAAAGAAATCTTAG
- a CDS encoding DNA-3-methyladenine glycosylase, protein MDFSFLEGSASEVAPLLLGCMLERQLDGQIVRVRIVETESYDQTDAASHSYKGKTPRTDVMFGPAGHLYVYFTYGMHYCCNVTVGSEGIGAAVLIRAVEPLKGEDLLSVYRSGKQGVEISNGPAKLCKALAINKAMNGHNLRQAPLKLVSQPPLLEDQLITTTRIGVSQAKDKPWRFYIKDNPYVSRC, encoded by the coding sequence ATGGATTTTTCTTTTCTTGAAGGATCGGCAAGCGAAGTCGCACCTTTACTACTTGGGTGTATGCTTGAGCGCCAGCTTGACGGCCAGATTGTGCGTGTGCGAATTGTCGAGACCGAAAGCTATGACCAAACAGATGCGGCTAGTCACAGCTATAAGGGCAAGACTCCTCGGACAGATGTTATGTTTGGGCCGGCTGGTCATTTGTACGTATATTTTACCTACGGCATGCATTATTGCTGTAATGTAACGGTTGGTTCGGAGGGGATTGGAGCTGCAGTGCTTATTAGGGCGGTTGAGCCCCTCAAGGGTGAGGATCTATTGTCTGTCTATAGGAGTGGAAAGCAGGGAGTAGAAATCTCAAACGGGCCAGCCAAGCTATGCAAGGCGCTTGCAATCAATAAAGCAATGAATGGCCATAATCTTCGGCAGGCTCCACTAAAGCTTGTTTCTCAGCCACCGCTCTTAGAAGACCAGCTTATAACGACAACACGTATTGGCGTTAGCCAAGCAAAAGATAAGCCGTGGCGGTTTTATATTAAGGACAATCCCTATGTGTCTCGTTGCTAA
- the radA gene encoding DNA repair protein RadA — translation MVKSRTQFVCQNCGAVYPKWSGRCENCGEWNTLVEQAAPSIGKSVVAKSAHSGHTLIPQTMQSITMESAVHRMSTGYDDLDVVLGGGILPGGVMLMAGQPGIGKSTLLLQVASNVAKSSPVLYASGEESASQVKLRAERLGASSSEQLHFVASTSADDIAATIRSGAYKLVIIDSIQTLSLEEITSAPGTVSQITNSSNVLIRAAKESGAAVVLVGHVTKEGSIAGPKVLEHLVDVVLQFEGDRYGGFKVVRAAKNRYGSTNEAAIFEMYEQGLRIVENPSAALLAERQNADGSVVMATLEGTRPLLVEIQALVNPTSFGYPKRTASGFDLNRLNLLIAVLERRTKLNLSDKDIYINVVGGLKLNDPAADLAICMAIASAAAGKRLDDSIVVFGEVGLGGEIRSVHSNDRRVAEAKKLGFTQAIAPKTGAKNSFIKGVGDLRQALIDYLQ, via the coding sequence ATGGTTAAATCTCGAACACAATTTGTGTGCCAAAATTGTGGTGCTGTCTATCCAAAATGGTCGGGACGCTGTGAAAACTGTGGTGAATGGAATACGCTAGTTGAACAGGCGGCCCCTTCGATCGGTAAATCGGTTGTTGCCAAGAGCGCACATAGCGGTCATACTCTTATTCCTCAAACAATGCAGTCTATCACGATGGAATCAGCCGTTCACCGCATGTCAACGGGCTATGATGATCTGGATGTTGTTCTAGGTGGTGGTATCCTACCAGGTGGGGTTATGCTCATGGCTGGTCAGCCGGGTATCGGAAAGAGCACACTGCTACTGCAGGTGGCGAGCAATGTAGCAAAAAGTAGTCCCGTGCTCTATGCTAGCGGTGAGGAATCGGCCTCGCAGGTTAAACTACGTGCAGAGAGACTAGGCGCCTCCTCCAGTGAGCAGCTACACTTTGTTGCCAGTACGAGTGCTGATGATATTGCCGCAACTATTCGATCGGGCGCGTACAAACTTGTTATTATCGACTCGATCCAAACCCTCAGCCTTGAGGAAATTACGTCAGCGCCAGGAACGGTAAGTCAAATCACTAATAGTAGTAATGTGCTTATTCGGGCGGCAAAAGAGTCTGGTGCCGCAGTGGTGCTCGTAGGGCATGTTACAAAAGAGGGAAGTATAGCTGGTCCAAAAGTACTAGAGCATCTTGTGGACGTTGTCTTGCAGTTCGAGGGTGACCGCTACGGTGGTTTTAAGGTAGTGCGGGCAGCTAAGAATAGGTATGGGTCTACAAACGAGGCGGCTATCTTTGAAATGTACGAACAAGGCCTAAGAATCGTTGAGAATCCGTCCGCTGCCTTGCTAGCGGAACGCCAAAATGCAGATGGATCAGTAGTCATGGCAACGCTTGAGGGTACGCGGCCGCTCCTCGTCGAAATACAGGCGCTTGTCAATCCAACAAGTTTCGGGTATCCTAAGCGTACAGCCTCGGGGTTTGATCTTAACCGGCTTAATCTGCTTATTGCCGTGCTTGAGCGGCGCACAAAACTGAATTTATCTGATAAAGACATTTACATTAATGTTGTGGGTGGATTAAAGTTAAACGACCCCGCTGCTGATCTGGCTATCTGTATGGCAATTGCCAGTGCGGCTGCTGGAAAAAGACTGGACGACAGCATTGTCGTATTTGGCGAAGTCGGTCTAGGCGGCGAAATTCGTAGTGTACACAGCAATGACCGTCGGGTGGCTGAAGCAAAAAAGCTTGGTTTTACTCAAGCAATTGCTCCTAAAACAGGAGCGAAGAACTCATTTATCAAGGGTGTCGGCGATCTTCGCCAGGCGCTCATAGACTACCTGCAGTAA
- a CDS encoding type 1 glutamine amidotransferase domain-containing protein, which produces MTDLTGKRIAIVATDYFEESELVEPLTQLRDMGAEVIVAAPHDDFIQALRHVEMGREVPVDTTIDKLDSSKFDAVVIPGGVVNADHLRIEKAAQEFVQDMADASKPVAAICHGAWLLVSSGLVRGRTLTSYHTLADDIINAGGKWVDQEVAVDGKFITSRKPDDIPAFVAAIIDALR; this is translated from the coding sequence ATGACAGATCTTACAGGCAAACGAATCGCCATTGTGGCAACGGATTATTTTGAAGAATCAGAGCTTGTTGAACCATTAACGCAGCTTCGAGACATGGGAGCCGAGGTAATCGTGGCTGCTCCGCATGATGACTTTATACAAGCTTTACGACATGTTGAAATGGGCCGTGAGGTGCCGGTCGATACGACAATCGATAAATTGGATTCATCTAAATTTGATGCGGTGGTTATCCCGGGTGGGGTAGTAAATGCGGATCATCTTCGGATAGAAAAGGCTGCACAGGAATTTGTGCAGGACATGGCTGATGCGAGTAAGCCAGTCGCCGCAATATGCCATGGAGCCTGGTTGCTAGTCTCGAGTGGGCTTGTGCGCGGTAGAACGTTGACAAGCTACCATACATTAGCTGACGACATAATCAACGCTGGCGGCAAATGGGTAGATCAAGAAGTGGCAGTTGACGGTAAATTTATTACCAGTCGTAAGCCCGACGATATTCCTGCGTTTGTTGCAGCTATTATAGATGCGTTACGCTAA
- a CDS encoding transglycosylase domain-containing protein, translated as MTKRPNKSRSVSLYSNLAHKRRTKKDAAARKKAEYLASLPKHPLKRLLYRLHPKRVAGYWFSKKGGIMALKILGVAVLLTVLSVGALFAYFRKDLDSIRPGELAKRVQTTVTKYLDRNGNLLWEDKGDSNYTLVVNGDQINNYMKQATVAIEDKDFYKHGGISVSGTIRAALSDVGGGSVQGGSTLTQQLVKQVFFADQASDRGLSGIPRKIKEAILAIEVERMYDKDQILNLYLNESPYGGRRNGVESAAETYFGKHAKDLTLPEASLLAAIPNNPSVYDPYNVDGHSALIERQHKVLDSMAEQGYITQAQADEAKKSPVLDTIVPESDQYKDIKAPHFVQMVKSELEQKLGKATVGRGGLTITTTLDIRIQSKLEESMTNMFNNKYGYITPKYGGFNDGAGTVEDNATGQILALDGSRDYNYPGFGQNNAAMSFLQPGSSVKPLVYSQLFSQQPAGQQNYGTGSILSDVNIDNLYGAPLHNDDNKFLGNVSIRDSLAQSRNVPAVKAMYIAGEQPTLQTIRNMGDAYYCTQGQETQAGLSAAIGGCGTRQVDHVNAFASLARGGVYKPWSTILKVTDSQGSVIDQYQDSSKQVIDPQAAYLVSDILTDPNARRALFGSITTGLSYGNTGIKTATKTGTSNIGDRPKDVWMMTYSPVVSMGVWLGNEDSTPLTNGNSTMPGPIIDAVMRYVHQDIYQPQGLWKPNDWITRPAGIQTINGELYPSWYNKDQGKTNAKLSFDKVSKKKATSCTPDGAKIDVDVQKFTDPITKQDSYIAPDGYDSTKDDDVHKCDDAKPNVGTIAITPESGNTYKISVSVVQGTFPLQTLLIKVGDTIVSNQTISSSGTYTADYTFTSNSTQTISADLTDAGFYTSTGTQSYTPSGITSSANPGHNWKRLLP; from the coding sequence GTGACCAAAAGACCGAACAAATCACGCAGCGTGAGTCTATACTCCAATCTGGCTCACAAACGGAGAACCAAAAAGGATGCAGCGGCACGAAAAAAGGCCGAGTATCTTGCTAGCCTACCAAAACACCCCCTAAAGCGACTTCTTTATCGCCTTCATCCTAAGCGCGTAGCTGGCTATTGGTTTAGTAAAAAAGGTGGCATTATGGCGCTTAAGATTCTTGGAGTTGCCGTTCTGCTTACCGTCCTCAGTGTTGGGGCACTTTTTGCTTATTTCCGTAAAGATCTCGACAGTATTCGTCCGGGCGAACTTGCAAAACGCGTCCAGACTACTGTCACTAAATACCTCGACCGTAATGGCAACCTATTATGGGAAGATAAAGGCGACAGCAACTATACTCTGGTTGTAAATGGCGATCAAATCAACAATTACATGAAACAAGCAACCGTCGCCATTGAAGATAAAGATTTCTACAAACACGGCGGCATTAGTGTCAGTGGAACTATCCGCGCAGCTCTATCTGACGTCGGCGGCGGAAGTGTGCAAGGTGGATCAACGCTTACGCAACAGTTGGTTAAACAGGTATTCTTTGCAGATCAGGCTTCTGATCGTGGACTAAGTGGCATTCCTCGAAAGATCAAAGAAGCTATTCTTGCTATCGAAGTTGAGCGGATGTACGACAAAGACCAAATCCTTAACCTCTACCTTAACGAATCGCCATATGGAGGCCGTCGTAACGGTGTAGAATCCGCTGCAGAAACATACTTTGGCAAACACGCCAAGGACCTAACTCTCCCTGAAGCATCTCTTCTCGCAGCTATTCCTAACAACCCAAGTGTCTATGACCCGTACAACGTCGATGGACACAGCGCCCTCATTGAGCGCCAGCACAAAGTACTCGATAGTATGGCTGAACAGGGTTACATTACCCAAGCACAAGCCGACGAGGCAAAGAAATCCCCAGTACTTGATACTATCGTTCCTGAGTCTGATCAGTACAAAGACATTAAAGCTCCTCACTTTGTACAAATGGTAAAGTCCGAACTCGAGCAGAAACTCGGTAAAGCTACAGTTGGACGTGGCGGGCTTACTATCACGACCACTCTCGATATCCGTATTCAGAGCAAGCTTGAAGAATCTATGACGAACATGTTTAACAATAAATATGGCTACATAACTCCAAAGTATGGTGGCTTTAACGATGGTGCAGGTACGGTCGAAGATAATGCTACGGGCCAGATTCTCGCACTAGACGGTAGCCGTGACTATAATTATCCAGGCTTTGGTCAGAACAATGCCGCTATGTCATTCCTACAGCCAGGATCCAGTGTTAAGCCGCTCGTCTACTCACAGCTCTTTTCACAGCAACCTGCCGGTCAGCAAAACTATGGAACCGGAAGCATCTTAAGCGACGTTAACATTGACAACCTCTATGGCGCACCACTCCACAACGATGATAACAAGTTCCTTGGGAATGTCTCCATCCGTGACAGTCTTGCGCAATCTCGTAACGTCCCAGCGGTTAAAGCTATGTATATTGCTGGTGAGCAGCCGACGCTTCAAACAATCCGCAATATGGGTGACGCCTATTACTGTACACAAGGACAAGAAACTCAAGCCGGGCTATCAGCCGCTATTGGTGGATGTGGTACACGCCAAGTAGACCACGTTAACGCTTTCGCTTCTTTAGCCCGTGGCGGTGTCTATAAGCCATGGTCAACCATTCTCAAGGTCACCGACAGCCAAGGTAGCGTGATTGACCAATACCAAGATTCTAGCAAACAAGTTATCGACCCACAGGCAGCCTACCTCGTTAGCGATATCCTCACAGATCCTAACGCACGCAGGGCGCTCTTCGGCAGCATCACAACCGGCCTGAGCTATGGTAACACTGGCATCAAGACCGCAACAAAAACAGGTACTTCAAACATCGGCGATAGGCCAAAAGATGTCTGGATGATGACCTACAGTCCTGTTGTGTCTATGGGCGTGTGGCTTGGAAACGAAGATTCGACCCCACTTACCAATGGTAACTCTACAATGCCAGGACCAATCATCGACGCGGTCATGCGTTATGTACACCAGGACATCTACCAACCTCAGGGTCTTTGGAAACCGAATGACTGGATTACACGTCCTGCAGGCATCCAAACTATCAATGGCGAGCTTTACCCATCGTGGTATAACAAAGATCAAGGCAAGACAAACGCCAAGCTGAGCTTTGACAAAGTATCAAAAAAGAAGGCTACAAGCTGTACACCCGATGGCGCCAAGATCGATGTAGACGTTCAGAAGTTTACTGATCCGATTACTAAACAGGACAGTTACATTGCACCTGATGGTTACGACTCGACAAAGGATGATGACGTACATAAATGTGATGACGCCAAACCAAACGTAGGTACGATTGCCATCACTCCTGAAAGCGGCAACACCTACAAGATCAGCGTTAGCGTTGTACAGGGAACGTTCCCTCTTCAAACACTCCTCATAAAAGTTGGCGATACAATCGTATCTAACCAAACTATTAGCTCGAGTGGTACCTACACTGCCGATTACACCTTTACCTCAAACAGCACGCAGACAATTAGTGCCGATCTTACAGATGCAGGCTTCTATACAAGCACTGGTACACAAAGCTATACTCCATCAGGAATAACTAGCTCAGCAAATCCCGGTCATAATTGGAAACGATTGCTTCCATAA